GGCAAAAAACAAAGATTCATTAGGTTTGCAGAATTCATTTTGGTTGGGATTTTCAAGGCAATAGCAAGCAAGAGAGTCAGCTGGCTGATCAGCATGGGAGGAGAGAATCTGCTGTCTTTGAAAGCCTCCAACTTACTGCATAGTACCTTTCTAGCTTTCATAAAAGAGTATCTAAGTGATTCATATCCCTAGGCTATTTACAAAGGATGTCACAGCTAAGTACAGAATGGGTCaagatttcatttaatttcatacaATGTTCCTAagtagtaatattttaaatcctTTCATTCTGCATATTCAGAGAATACTCCATAAGCCTGTAAGTGTTGTCTGAAAacaactgaaatggaaaacaattctAGAAAGGAATCCTATTCAGTCGAGTCCTCTCCACAAACGCTAAAACAATACTAATTGTATGGTTCACTCTGGTCCCTGTGGGTGGAATAAGAAGTTATCCTTCATGACATATTTCACAATGACCTTACAGAATTATTATATACAGAGCAGAACACCTAAATCACTTTTTAATCACCCTCACAAAGAAAGGCTTGCTTAGTAACATTGcaacaaaaaggcaaaattttcaGCCTAAGGCTGAAACAACTTTGCTTCCAAAGCACAACAAACAGCTTTGTTCTACAAGATTTACTTCAGGCAGGTATTAACAACATTAAATCCATGTAGAGAAGAAACACTACATTAACCTAATAAATAAAGGAGTGATTTATTCATTAAAGACATAGAAAAACTCAAACTATTTCTCATCCTTTTCATAAGCTAGCAGATAGAAACTATGGAGAGGCATTAAAAGAACTATGAAGTTGGAGCTTATTACTGTCTATATATCAGTATGCATTATTATATTATCCAGATTTCTTGAGGAGGACTtctaaaacaatatttttctttcaaccagagcacacacaaaaaaatccaacaacagGTTTACCTCttcataggaaaaataaatcaaatttgATTCTCTACTAGGATATATTTTTCACACCCAggaatttaatatttattagGAAAGGCCTTTTCTAATCATAATATTTTATCAACAGAGAGGGTTATCTTCACATCTTATTTGCAAGTCAAGGTAAGTCAGAGGTAGCTTAGGAATGCTTCAGAATTTAGTGTTTTACTTGAAATGAATGAATCCCTCTTTCAAAGGGGTTAATAATAAGTACAAAAGGCAAACAGTACCTACAGCTGCCACTGCCTGCACCAAGAGAATTATTCCAAGAAGCTCAAAATAACATTAGAACAGGGAAAACCATGGTGCACTTCTTCACATTTGCTTCAGTGCACCAGTTCAGGCTGGTTTTCTACAAAAGGAAGCACCCCACTAACATAGTATGCTATGCCAAGCGACAGAAGAGCAATGACAATGACGAGGAGCAGGACCCTCCAGAAGCCCAGGTCTTCCACAAACTCTTGCCATGTTGTCCGGAAGCTGGAAAGAACTCCTTCACCTTGCTGTAGGTTTGGATTAAGGAGGGAATGGCTTTCCATCGCGCTACAAAGGattaaagttaaaaatacatcagaGCAAAAGAATGCACCTTTAAGTATGACAGTAATCCCACTAAGAGCAACTGAAACATTCTAAATTAAAAACTACATCTACACCTACAGATTTATGGCATTGCCTCTGCTAAGTCAAGACAAAGCAGATCAGGAAAAGACTCCTAACTCTAAACTTAATTTCGTTGAAAGGATGTTTTATTAACCTGTGTAAAAAGAATGCTATTTGTTTGTAGGCTTGCCACCTAGAAGCCTTCAAAAGTCAGTTCTCACAATTACTACTAAATACAGCTTAGTAAACTTTAATGAAGCATAAGCTAAAACCTCAAGGGGCACAGCTCTTGTTAACAAATTATGATGCAAAAATAACCTCTGACTAATAAACTGGAAACTTTGACCAATATAATTTATGTTCTGAAATTTGTAGTGATCTTTACTACTCTCCTGAATCTCTTCATTCCAGAGGAGCTCTTCTCTAGCAtaaaaacatcacagaaaacaATACATTTGGGTAACAAGAAGTTCAGAAACTTTCTGATCTTCAAGACAAATTGgcattgctgtgttttctacCATATGGTGTTCAGCAACCGCTCTGATGTTTAACATTCCACTACCAACCCATCAGGCCCTCTTAAATTGTAAGACTATAAATTAGAATCTGGAACTCTCActtttaaattagaaacataaaatcagaaagaagCTGTCATCTTGACAATGAATCTCCTTCAGAAAAATGTAAGTTGTTTCAAAGACTGCATGGCTTCTTGGACCATTCTCTTTATTTTGCCTGGTTCACAACTAGTCGGTAACAGGAAACTGTTGCTGAATGAAAGACCTCACAAAGAATAGGGAAAGTTTCTCATCACTTGATTTTACTTACGTAAAATTTTAGCCATCTGCACAGTCCTGTTACTTCTCACTTAAGTGAAATTACACACACAGGTATTTACAGGATCAGGCTTTgacaagcacagaaaagaaatggtGAAACCACCTACGTACGTGATGATGTCAATAGCAGAAGGTAAGCACAgaaaacccattttttccccccttctaaTTGCTTTCAGTTACCACATTCCTATATATCTCTTATAgcaacaataaaagaaaaattactttttcaggGAAAAGTAATTTCCGTGTCAAAACTAACTGCAGAAATGCCATTGTTCTTGGTGACAATAATAAATTGACAAATTATTGTTATCAGGAAAAGGTctcatttataaatatttctccTAAGATTACACCACTGAAAAACTTCCCACTATTCATAAGGTATTTTTTCTTAGGAAGTACAGCCACTGAAGAATAATTAGCCTGAACTCCCATAGCTTGCTCAAGTATTGCAGCATCATGAGCAGAAGATTTCAGAAATTGCCTATTAAACAgcttggcttttttgttttttagatATTTACCCACTGTAAAGCTCTTTTTGCTTGCCCATAGCTGCAAGATTTAGTCATCTTCCTTGCTTATTATGGTTTCCCACGTGAAACAAAGGGTTTAATAAGACAGCCATTGGTGTTGAACAGAGCTACTCACTCACTAACTAGTTAATACATAACCACACAGGTTAAAGGTGCAATGCAATTTAAGTGTAAAGATCACATGCTTGCTCATTAGATAGAAAAGGGTACATAGAAAACACTTTTCCTATTTTATATTACAACCCAATTAAAATCAATGTCATTCCCCtgtcctgccacaggcagggacatcttccaccagatcaggttgctccaagccccgtccaacactggaagggatggggcagccacaggctctctgggcatcctgtcccagtgcctcagcaccctcatagtgaagaattttttcctgataCCTGATGTAAATCTTCCCTATTTCAGCTTAaggccatttccccttgtcctatccctacatgccatTGTAAAAAGGCCcacttcagatttcttgtaggtcccctttaggtactggaaggctgctctaaggtctccctggaaccttctcttctccattcGTTTGTATTATGAATTACAGCTGCTTAAGATGGTAATGGTAATGCAGCAATGCATCCTACAGAAGAGTTTGTGCCCCACAGCGCAGGCAGATGTTCTCTTCTGTTTCCAACATAAGGTGGAACTGACATTTGGATGCACTTGTGGGTGCAGCCACAGGTCACACTGTGCTGTGTACATGGACAGATTGTCTGCACTGGAAGATGGACAGAGCGAGCTCTGCCTCCAAAGAGCACGGTGCCACTCCTCACCGGGAGGAGTGCCAAgcaagtgaaaataaatttgaCTCGGGAACCTAGCTCtggcctctgcttccagagcagcagcactgcacgTAATAAGGAGCAGAAAACTTAAGTCAGAGACTGTTTTCAGAAAGAGCAACCATTATTTCTCCATAGGTTCATACATAATGTAAGAGAGTTGGTGCGGTGGGAGAGGACAGATGACATTCATCTACATGTCtctaaaatgtgaaaataatacTAAGAGGGAGGAACGAAACTGCGGAGGTCTCAAAAGCCAAGCGTTATGAAgacattatttatttacaaagcaaacagcagacaAGCTCACTTCTCTTGCTGCTGTAGGCATctgttatttgttattttaaaaataacgtATTTCAGACATTTTAAACACGTTCACAAACAAGCTGGGTAGTGCACTGTTTATGTCTCTGTGCATCTCCCCAGGGAGAGTTGCTGACTTCCTTGCCAAAGCAAACAATATAACATTTATGAAGGTCAAATAACAGAAAGGAAGCTATGTTCATTAAAGGGACACTATCGAATCAAAAACTGGAATTTAAATGATGCTGAGCTGTTGGTCCATATgtttaaacaaaaccagcataaaTGCATTTCTGCGTGACAAGCAACCTTCAGAGAAATGTAGTTAAGATAACATGCATGAGTTCTTTTTATACCCATGTCATTTTGAGAATAATATTAGATTTTCTATTTCAGGGCTTAAAACAGTCTCTCTGATGACTGAGGTCACTAATGGATAAGAATGAACTTCCAATCTGCTCAATGAGAGTATCTTAGATAACAACTCCATCTACAgggtttaattttcatttacagtACCAGCTGTGTACATTTTGACACAAACTGAACAACAATTATGTGACAAAACTCCTTGTCTCCTGTGACACAGTGTTCCAGCAGGCACAGTTCATGCTCATTATtagacaataaaataaatacagtataaAAGCAACTATTCCAAGCAACACTGATATTCTGTTTCCagtatcattaaaaaaacccccacaaacaagcaaacaaaatacccacaacaaaacaaacccccacaacacaacaaaacagtACTGGAAAGATCTCTTGCATTATTAATCTGAGACCCATGTTCTGTCATGTTTACTGGCAATTCAGTGATCTCTGCAAGAGAATCAGCCTCCTTGGAAATATGCAAGGCTTCTTGCCTCATCTGAATCCTACAAGAAGGCTGTCTTGGAAGCTCACTGTAAAAAACCACTCCCAATTTTCCATCAGGAAAGTATTTGTGGTTTATCTGtgccttttttctcctgtgctaTCATCATCTTTTGTCTTAAATAGTCACTTTATGTTGTCCAAAACCAGTATTTCTTGTCAGCAGCCACACACCTCAGCCTTCCCTCTGCCAGGCTACACAGAGCCTTCTTTCGCAAGGAGATGCACTGTTGCCTTGAGCACTGAAGTAACGCTTCTCCACGCTTCTTAAGGGATAAAACTTATTTCGACTGGGACTAAAGAGCATTATAGGCTGTACTACACAACATACGTTACACTGCTTTTTACAACAGCACTGGCAGCTTTACGCAGTGGACATATGTCATTTTATGCTTTGTAGGACTTCACTGCATTTTCAGGGTAGCATCAACTCCTGGAACTGACTTCACTACTTCCGCATGAACTACATCAGGCCTATTCTCTTAGACCACTTTCCCATGACGAAATTCCATTTTACAGCATACAGCTTTCGGTAAATGAAGTTCCAGTCTGTGCTCCTGAACCACAATTTATCCTCTCCCTTGTCATCCCAGGTTTTTGTCTATGCCATCCCAGTTTTCCTTTGGGTTGCCTGTATCTCACTTCTTAGTCCCACTAACATGCTACTACTTTCTGTGCCAGTACAATTTATGCAAATTCTAAATAAGCACATTCCCAGAATCAGACCTTTACGAATTCACCTGTAACTTCCCTCTTACCTAACACATTCCCTGAAATTGTCAGCAGTCTTCCTGAAAACTTCAGTTCTCCTTTAACTATCAAGTCAATCGCAGAAATGGAAAAGCCATTAATGTTATCTCTCctagtaattatttttgtttggtaaATACCTTTCGCTTTCCGCAGTTTGCATTGTTTCCAGCTTTGAGTGAGCTCCTCTGTTAAATCCTTTCACCTCTTGCTCCTCTAAAGATTCCAGCAGTCTAATCACATCTTTATTCACTCCCCTTCGTTTTGCAAGAACAAGCGGTGTCGCACCTTGGTGATTGCTAAAATGACCCcacaaaaggaaatgagaagaaaagaaacttttaatATAGAAATTTTGTAACAAGACAACTCAGTATAAAGCATTACAATTCATTAAGTCCCCAGAACTATTTTCTGTCATACCAAACAGTAAGAAATTCCCATCTATACAAGTTATAACAAAATTGACTATACAAGAAAATTGGTATGTTTAGGTATGAAACTGCACAACTCTtctaaataatataaaaattccTAGTACCGTAATCTATTGGAATCTCCGGGTGttagaacaaaaataataagCAGTAGATTTATGGCAGTGTTCAAATTTAAGCTTAATTTCAAGAAGGAATTGTGCAATCTGGTTCCTCATCGTTCCTTTTCCATGAGAGTATTAGGACATCaggcaaaaatgaaataaaatacagatggTCCCTCTGCTGTTATTAAAATCGTACCGAATAGGACTAGAGCTGCCTTCAGACTAAGCGTTTTCACCAGTTGTTTGAAACGAGGACAAAGAAAGCCCAAGCCACAGCCCTTCAAGAGTCTGGTCTTTTGCTGAGTTGAAAACATTAATGAGGTACAGGTGAAAaagcaacacattaaaaaaCTGAGAGGTTTTGAAGTTACTACTGGTTTTGCACATGTTGTAAGTATGCACAAAGtgccacaaacaaaacaattccATTACTGCAATGAAATAGCTAGTTATTTCGCAGCTTGAGAGCTTACATCTGAGCCCTGGCATCTGACAGCTGctggaagccagaaggaaagacTATACAATCTTTAAAAGAAGAACTGAGTCACAGACTTTGAGGGAGGGGGAGAGCACTGAAAGAAAGCATTGTTACCAAAGGAGTATGGGAATGAActgacacacacatacactgtATTTCCTTTGTCTCATACAGtgcaacaattaaaacaataGAACTGGAGTGGAGAAAATTCCTTTAAAGCAGTCAATGCGATTTTTCCTTTGGTGCCAACCACCCACACCTGGCTGCCTGGCTAAACCAGGGTAGCAATGTCAGCGGTGAGGCAGGATTAGATCCAGCAGCCcgctccagcagctgctctgtttatttgctttgcatGTTGCACAGACGAGCAGAAGTGGCCTCTTAttgttttcctgccttcttAATTTTATGGGATTTTTAAATGATATCTTAAAGTGGATTTGCACCACATGCAACATTTCAGCAAGTAATTAATACAAAAGGCTCTGGCAAGAGAAAACTAATGTGTTACAAAATTTGTACATATAAAAcattaaactttaaaataagtaaaaaaaaaaaaaaaagggacttACCAAATATCAATTTTAAGTCCATTAGAAACTAGGAACTGGATGGTGTCCACATGCCCACACAGATGAAGGGCTGTGTTACCTTGGTAGTCGGTGGCTAGTAAGTCAGCACCAAATTTATGCAAGAGTTGACAGATGTCTACGTTTCCTCTGGCTGCAGCAAGGTGAAGGCCCGTTCGGCCTCGGCTGTCACGAATATTGGGGTCGAAACCGCTCTCTAGCAGTCGTTTGGAATAGTTAAAATCTCCATCGATGCAAGCTTGCAGCAGTGGCACATTTGTCTGGGAAGAGTCGTTTACAAACACGTAGGACATCGTTCTGATTCTCTCTGGAGCACGTGACTAACCTGCAaataaagtgggaaaaaatTATGGTGAAACCAGGCAAATAAACACGATTCGGTAGTGCTCAGCTTTCCCAAGTAAACCAGCTCTGAAATCTTCATGTCGTACATACTAACTTTGTGTGCTGCATCCCCTTCCCGTAATATGGAAAGAGCCCCTTTCAGTCTTACACCtctggaaacagcagcaaagctttATTATTACAGAAAATGGATAAGATCAATGCCACAAATGCAAGACAAGCCATTAGCTTTCAACCAGTAAGAGATCACATGTAGTGGTGCTGGTACTAAAGGGCAAAACAATGGAGATCAGAACTGAAAGGAAGAACCGTGTTTCATAAATTGGGAAACTATATACAATCCAGGCAACAGTGATGCTAACTACAGTTCTTACTAGCGCTTAGCAAAGCTTCAGCATGATTTCTACCATATGAATTTGAATTTGATGTACAAAGTACAGTCAGCTGCTGAAAATGTGTGACTACTGTAAATACTAATTCCTTCATTCTGcaagaaacattatttttcaataCTCTTTGCAGAACATTATTTCTATAGTGCCACAGATATACAGACTACTGAAAAGCAAGAATAGCAACACTGACCATAGAAAACTGAGTGTATTAGGTGACACTACCCACCTGAAAGTGGAAACTGGAAGTAGGTACAAGAAGGACAATGGTAAAAATCAAGTACAGAGCTACTGTTGGTTCAACTAGAACCTCTATATAAGGAAACACAAATGTAGCTTCTCTGACTTACTATTAAATAAAGGATTAAGGCCTTTTCTGTATCAGGACCTGAAATAGGAAGATTAATGTTTCACCATGGATTTCTTCATAGAGAGTATTTAATAAACTGTGATTTAAATTTCGcagaataatattttaagaATGAGTCAAATTATGAGGTGATGATGACAGTGTGCTTATGGGACACAGAAAAGGTGacttaaaaataaggaaaaaagggaatgtCTATGCAAGAGGATGGTAAAATATGCCTGAGGCAATgataagaaatgaaaacatctaGGAGACTggacagcacagctttgcaCTGCCTCAGAGAGGAGGCAAAACAGGGAAAAACTCATATTAACCAGTAAAAGTCCTTATAAGAAATCCCAATACGGAAATGACACTGTTCAAGtgacaggaaggaaaagtgaTTTTACTAGATAAACTTTGAATGGAAACTGAACTGAAACTTCACTTGAAACAGTGTATTTCACTTGCCCTGGGGTTTGTATTTTGGGCTCATGATGTAGCAGTGTTCTGAACAGCCCTTGTTCATTCTGCTATACACAGATTTACATTTTCTCATCTATATAAGGTATCCTTCCACACCAGTGCACTCTTTCAGCCAGGAGAACGGAAACATGGCCTGTAGCCAACGAATTAGATTTAAAACCTCTCCTTTTTTCGAGAGTTTATAGTGTCTGTACCCTACAGCTCTTCCCCCATGTTTTAGATCAAATTCCAGATCAAAGTACCtacaaaagtaatttcaaaacGTTTACATGCTGGTCTGATTAACAGCTGCAGCATCTGGGGCTGTTGAGGTTAATAAATCATATTTAAACTTCATTATTGTATTTCCTATCTGGACAAATTTTGCTACATGTATCAACACTGTCTAGCTTCCCAGTGCAGGAATGCACAACTGGTTTTCTCATTCTTggatgcagaagagaaagagatCGGAATAACTTCTACACCCTGGTATCTGTATGAGGAATGATTTTAAGCAGGGTACATTCCCCTAGGCTGCAAGCATGTTTTTAAGCACGTGATGGTGTATCACTGGCTCAGCCACCCTTTTCCACAGTCATTTCCAATAGCAAAAGACAGTTCACTGATGTACCATAAAACATTTCACGCAAGACTGGTGTCATTTAGGGCACTAACAGCTTTCTTATTACTCTAcccaggaagaaagcaaaatgtacTTACTCGTATTTCCAATGAATATGTTACAAAACCcctcagtgttgcaaagctggAATTCCCAGCTGACGGCAATTTCAATTTTCTTGCCTACTGCCCACCCAGGTCATAAATGATAAAAGAATTTCCCTTCAGCTCTGTTAGTCTCTTTGCTGAGAAAAACACTGGGCACAGTTTCTGTACAGTGTGACTGTGACCTTTACATTCTGAACTAAATCTTCCTTAAAGCCAGGTcataaatcatttaaaaaactCTGAATATTAGCCATAGTAACAGCATATCAACAGCACAAAACCCTACCTGTACTTGACAAAAAGATGGTGGCTCACTTGTAAAGTGATGTTTGAGTGTTTAGACCTGTTTTATAAAACACGGCCTAACATAACACAACAACAGGATATTATGCCGGAAGAGATGCATGCTGTTTGAGAAACAGTATAGCAAGCTCTGTTAAATGTAAGCTAATGTTTACTTTCATACCAGATGTGTATATCTACTAAACCCTTACAGAATTCCCTGTCACTTTACATATAAATCTGATGAAACATTAGCTAATAataccagaaaaaaagctgCCACTACCTTATCTCCTCAGGAAAGGAAGCACAAAGATTAGCAGTTATCAGAAAGTGTGACTGGAAGTCATTCTGATTCAGGATTTATTATCACCAGAATCTTTCAGAATTCATCACTGAAGTGTAGAAGGCTAAAGTGAAATCTTACTGTTTCACATAAAGAaagacaaaaccccaacaaatccTTCTTCCCAAGGCAAAAAATCTGGACCATCTGGTTTGATTTATCTTTGtgattaaaaagattttttcctaCAAACACAATTCTATTTCACATATGGCTACCTAACCAATGCCAGATATGAGCTGCATACAAAGCTGAACTATACACCATCTTTAAAATGCCAGTCTCCAAATGATACGTTCTTTCCTCAAATTTAACCAAATTTAGCAGTATTTCTTGTCTAGCAAAACTCAGAACAAATTACAATAGCCAACTTAATTAGATATTTTTGAATAAACAAACTGTGGTTACATGACCACAGTATGTATCAAAAAGCTTATTGCTGTAATGAGTATCTAATGCAATggatttagaaacaaaattccaaagcactggccATTCTCTTCAAATCACTTCTGAAAGATGAGTTGGATAACAACTCTGAACCTGCCTAGGAGCTGGTACACCTACGTTAAGCACTGATGGCACAAGGCATATATTAAGACAAAGAGACTTGCATTAGGAACAAGACACGAAAGTACTGCAAACTGAGTGTTCTTAATATCTCTACATATTCCTGCTACTACTGGAGTTAAGTATATCTGATTTGGTTCAGTAAATGACTGCTTCTAAAAATGGATCAGtatctaattaaaatatatcTTTTAAATGATagggtttaaaaaaagaaaaaagttttgatGTTAATAACTTGGTCCTCTGATAGAAAATTagtttttgtgaaaaaaaagtaaatcaaagACGTCCTCCCAACCAAAAAGGATTCCCATTAGAAAGGCATAATATAAGAATACATTTTCCCTAAATTGATACAACTTGGATACGGCCTTAACACAGTGTACTGTTATTAACTGAACCGTAAGCATGTGCGCTAGTACAGGATAAGAAAATTTAACTGAACATTCTCCTCTCAGAAGGAATGCTTATATTAAGTGATTCTGTGAGAATTATTTACTTATCTGTACTAGAAGCCAGCTGTCTCTGAGGGTACTGCGTCCAACAGTAACGCAGTGTCACACATTGATTTGTTGTACAACACATTCACACCTGCAGAAGTCAGGAGTGATCTTGAATAATTCAAACCACAGAGCTAGATACAAGTTCTGCCAATTTTTAAACTAGTCCTAAATTTGCACTACCCATGGacagttttattttgcagtaaatATATGCTGTTGCTCTGCCTTCTCATTTTGTTTAAGTTACCAAATAGCTCTGGAAGAAGGAGAGAACAGCTAGATTGTGAGACAGAGTCACTAACGGCACCCCTCTCTCCACTGCAAAAACGTGAATGAACTTGACAAGTTGTAATTCATGAGCTAGTCACTACTACATGGGATATCCAGTTCTGCAAAACTGTGATGTTTCCAGGAACATTCAGATAAACTGAAGTAATTGTCcctattttaaaacaataagtCAGGACAAGGGAACAATACCAGACTGCTCAGTACTTGACACTTCCTCAATATAAGCACATACTTCAACATCTAGAACTGACGCATCAGTACAAGAGAAACTGCCTCCTCCAAGCAATGGAAACTAGAAGTCAAGAAAGAGTGCATTTTGAGAGTACTTCAGTGGCAGTggtttgcaaagctcttcttcAGTcttgaaatgaatgaaaaatattctaGTCCTTTGCTTAAACTGAAAGCCCATGATCTCTGAAGGCAATGTTTCCTGGTCAAATGGGATTGTTCCCTTAAAACCACTATGTGAACATAAGCTCTATCTGCATATACAAGATTAAATTTTTAAGTACGCTtgtcatttaaaacaaacaaacaaaaaaaccccaccacattACCTTGTGCTTCCTCTGAACATCGACCAATTGTTGAAATATAAACCCAACAATATTATTCTAAGTAGGCTGAGGGAGAAATTCCTTGCACACATTTTCATGCACCCATGTATTTATGCGCAAGTCACTGAGAAGTCATTTAACTGAGTCAATGTTATGTTGAGTAAAATATCTTATGATCGATTATAATTTCTATTTAGGAAAGATCCCCTTTATCTACATGAAGTTTCACTGAGAGCTCTGTATCTTCCATTAAAAACCTGTATCTTATGAATTCAACAGGAACAGAGTTTTACTGCTTCACTAATAAGGATTTGCTGCTAAAAGCAGCATCTCAGATTCAGTACAGCACAATGTCCATTCTACACAGAGCTATATTTTGCAGCATTGTAGCTATTTTTTCAACAGTTCCTGGATTCAGTGTAACAGCAGGCTCATAAGACCTACCTCTCCCTTCTTGTCCCTAGCCAGACACATGGGTAAGTGGCAATACAAGAACATTATTTATACcatttgttttcagtcattCCCTTCTGCAAACATGAGACACACAGGTATACTCTCTTGATGTCAGGACCACCCTGTGAGCAGAAACTCTGGTGTTCTGCACATACCTAGTGCTTTGCATGTACAGGCTATAAAGTGCTTTATGAAAAAATCAGAATAACTATTGTTGCTCGTCTGTGGATCAGCAGACAGTGGCACTGAGAAACAGGAAGCTTTGCTCATCAATGTACAGTATGTCAACATTACAAGATACAAAATTAACATCTCAGATACCATTCCAGGGTTGCAGAATACTTCCCCAGATAATATAGTACATGCATTGTGTATTTATGTATACGAACTAAGGGAACAATAGGAAAGAGATCATTCTTTTAAAACACCTTTATTGACATTCAGATTCACAAACATTTTATCCTTACTACATTTAAATGGTAAATCAATTGCATCACATGTTTCAGTGCAGTTAACTTCTATCCAATACACATTTAGGCATTTTTGAACCTTACTCATTTTTCATCTTCCACAAAGGAACTATTTAGAAAGAAAGGCAATTTACGGTTTTCTTCAAATCAGCTGTAAATTCAGCTCCCCACAACTAGCTCAGGTAAGTCAGTAAATAACTGCAGTGCTTCCCTGATCACTGTGATCGGTTTGCACACACCTGCTTTTATAGGAAGCTACTGAATCACTTACATTGGTCATATTTATCAACCTCTTCACAGACCTTCATTCAAATTCCTCCTTTGTTTCTGCTGGGAACAGGTAGGGTGCTAGTATATGCTAGTCAGGAAATTACCAACGGTCACTGCATATCGTTTGGCGGTTGGTTTATCTGTTTTTTAACAGACCAGAGAGAATTTGTCCCACTCCTAATGAAGTGTCTGCATTTAAACTTGCTGCAGAGCTCGAAGCAGCCGTCTGCAAGAGAAGGCAGCGGCGAGTGAGGAGCAGCGAGGGACGCAGGCAGGGGAACACTGCCGCCACGCGGGGGGACAACTCCCGGGCAGCAGTAACCGCGGCCCGAAACCCACCCaccgcccccc
This sequence is a window from Lathamus discolor isolate bLatDis1 chromosome 2, bLatDis1.hap1, whole genome shotgun sequence. Protein-coding genes within it:
- the ANKRD46 gene encoding ankyrin repeat domain-containing protein 46 → MSYVFVNDSSQTNVPLLQACIDGDFNYSKRLLESGFDPNIRDSRGRTGLHLAAARGNVDICQLLHKFGADLLATDYQGNTALHLCGHVDTIQFLVSNGLKIDICNHQGATPLVLAKRRGVNKDVIRLLESLEEQEVKGFNRGAHSKLETMQTAESESAMESHSLLNPNLQQGEGVLSSFRTTWQEFVEDLGFWRVLLLVIVIALLSLGIAYYVSGVLPFVENQPELVH